One Setaria viridis chromosome 5, Setaria_viridis_v4.0, whole genome shotgun sequence genomic region harbors:
- the LOC117856650 gene encoding GABA transporter 1 has protein sequence MGMGAVAASREDEEAKKMEAGGDTVGQKLDAGALFVLQSKGSWLHCGYHLTTSIVAPPLLSLPFAFAALGWTAGIICLVIGAAVTFYSYNLISRVLEHHAQQGRRQLRFRDMATDILGPGWGKYYIGPIQFLVCFGAVIACTLLAGQSMKAIYLLANPGGTIKLYVFVAVFGVFMMILAQLPSFHSLRHVNLISLVLCLAYSFCAVAGAIYLGNSDKAPPKDYSITGDAQNRVFGVFNAIAVIATTYGNGIIPEIQATVAAPVTGKMFRGLCLCYAVVITTFFSVAISGYWAVGNQAQGTLLSNFMVDGAAVIPEWLLLITQLFTLLQLSAVGVVYLQPTNEVLEGLFSDAKQGQYAPRNVVPRLVSRTAAVAVATTVAAMVPFFGDMNSLIGAFGFLPLDFAVPAVFYNVTFKPSKRGLVFWLNTVIAVVFSALAVIASVAAVRQIALDAKTYKLFANV, from the exons ATGGGGATGGGAGCTGTGGCGGCGAGCCGGGAGGATGAGGAAGCTAAGAAgatggaggccggcggcgacaccGTCGGCCAGAAGCTCGACGCCGGCGCGCTCTTCGTGCTCCAGTCCAAGG GGTCATGGCTGCACTGCGGGTACCACCTGACGACGTCGAtcgtggcgccgccgctgctgagCCTGCCGTTCGCGTTCGCGGCGCTGGGGTGGACGGCGGGGATCATCTGCCTCGTCATCGGCGCGGCCGTCACCTTCTACTCGTACAACCTCATCTCCCGCGTCCTGGAGCACCACGCGCAGCAGGGACGCCGCCAGCTCCGCTTCAGGGACATGGCCACGGACATCCTAG GGCCTGGATGGGGAAAATACTACATCGGCCCGATCCAGTTCCTGGTGTGCTTCGGAGCAGTCATCGCGTGCACTCTCCTGGCCGGCCAGAGCATGAAG GCGATCTACCTGCTAGCCAACCCTGGCGGCACGATCAAGCTGTACGTGTTCGTGGCCGTCTTCGGCGTCTTCATGATGATCCTGGCGCAGCTGCCGTCGTTCCACTCGCTCCGGCACGTCAACCTCATCTCGCTGGTGCTGTGCCTCGCTTACAGCTtctgcgccgtcgccggcgccataTACCTAG GAAACTCCGATAAGGCTCCCCCGAAGGACTACTCCATCACTGGTGACGCCCAGAACCGTGTGTTCGGCGTGTTCAACGCCATCGCCGTCATCGCCACCACATATGGCAACGGCATCATCCCTGAAATACAG GcaacggtggcggcgccggtgaCGGGGAAGATGTTCAGGGGTCTGTGCCTGTGCTACGCGGTGGTGATAACGACCTTCTTCAGCGTGGCCATCTCGGGGTACTGGGCCGTCGGCAACCAGGCGCAGGGAACCCTGCTGAGCAACTTCATGGTGGACGGCGCGGCCGTGATCCCGGAGTGGCTCCTCCTCATCACCCAGCTCTTCACGCTGCTGCAGCTCTCGGCGGTGGGCGTGGTGTACCTGCAGCCGACCAACGAGGTCCTGGAGGGCCTCTTCTCGGACGCCAAGCAGGGCCAGTACGCGCCGCGGAACgtggtgccgcggctcgtctcCCGCACGGCGGCCGTCGCGGTGgccaccaccgtcgccgccatggTTCCCTTCTTCGGGGACATGAACTCGCTCATCGGGGCCTTCGGGTTCCTGCCGCTCGACTTCGCCGTGCCGGCGGTGTTCTACAACGTCACGTTCAAGCCGTCCAAGAGGGGACTCGTGTTCTGGCTCAACACGGTCATCGCCGTCGTGTTCTCGGCGCTCGCCGTGATCGCGTCCGTCGCGGCGGTGCGGCAGATCGCGCTGGACGCCAAGACTTACAAGCTCTTCGCTAACGTGTGA